AAACctcattttcatattatttagtaCACTTAAAAGACTAAACTCTTATGTGGTCcatctttctttcattctttatttctttaaacaATGCTCTTattacttttcctttttctattaagagaaagaaattagGGATCTAAGATATAGGCTTCATATACACTCATTATCATCGCCTCATAGACCCCTAACAATACTTTCTTTTATGGTCAAGCCATTCTCACCATAAATTTATACAAAGatatttctagaaaaaaaaaaacttaaataaataattactatctttttttattacttaCTATATTGAAtcaattaataattgatttataCATATGAGGTCTCTATTATCGTATGTGTGGAAACCTACACAAGTAAAATAGGAGTTCTGATTACATCCAGAGAAACTGCAATAATATAATACACTTGAGATTAATCTAACTATGATCATAATGCTGCACCATACAGAATTTAATAGTAACCAATAATTGCTTCTGAATTAATAGTAATCCCCTCTTTGGGCCAAAGTAAAAGTAGAACCTACcctccattttttatttttctggtcTGTTAGGATTATTGGGCCTGttcttgttttataaaaaatatttgttttcttattagACACCCAAAACTTCTTAGTGCACCTCCCTATTTTCAGAATGACTATTTTACCTTTTATGAAAGTGTGACTTTTAGATTACCTAGATTTTCAGACTGCATTGCGCGGCTTGCATTCTACAACAAGCTTTCCAAAACGTATATAATAACTTCCAGAACTAATTTTACAGAATAAACTTTTTGAAATGCAATCTTAAAACAGGTTTTTATCCGCAATGcgttttcaatataaataaaataatgaaattaaaaacttcaaataacttgagatttgatttaaaaataaaaagtaaacgataaatatctttatttataatctGCTTTCACATGAATATATAAtcactttaatatttataaagataatatGAAAAGTAGTTAATTCGAAATCGAGAAGAAAGAAATGTTGGCGTAACAAGAACAATTTAAGTAATGAAGAAGTTTTTAAAAGCCCTAAAAACCTTCTCAACAGGTAAGCCATGAGTCTCAACTAGAAAGGATGAAAACAATTAAGAAAACCATGCCACTGTTTCAAATTAAGGAAAAATTACTATACAAGGATATCTgaattgaagaaataaaaaactggcattgaatttttctttatacAATGAAAGATTGAAAAGAGGATTCAGAGCTTCAGGAGATTTTTTAATCCTCATGTACTGATATAATGGAAGCGTTATGAACAGAAAACTGAGCTCACATGAAGACAAGGTTAACATGTGATGCAATAGaagaaaattataagatgaagtTCAGATTTCTAATAATAAGAAAAGGATCCTTCAAAAGTTACTCAAATGTTATAAATATCACATGTCTATGAGAAATGGTTCAAAAGTTTGAACAAAAGTCACAGCTGTTTCTTATaccaaaataagaataatagaTGCATTTGGCTTTGCCCTTTGGTGGGGTGTTTTGCTTTTATGTCTCCAACTGAATACTGATCAGCCTAAATAGCTCAAAGCATCCACCCTGGAATAAAGCCACTCACTTGTTGAGCTGGAGTTGTTGCAGTTATCTGATCTGAAGCGACAACATTGTACCTGTAATCAGGACTGAACAAAAGGGACACATTACAATGTAGTTCAGATAACAGTACTGTTCAAATAAACATTTTCTAATCACTTATGTTACCCAATCTGCAAGGTGGGATTGCATTCCAGTGGCTGGAAGAAGCCCTGAGACTGAGAATTCTGTGGACCACCATATTGCATACTTTGATCACCAGCTTCCCATGATTGCCTGTAGTGATTTCTTGAGTTGATTTCTTCCAGCTGCCAACAAGTAGGTAGTCATCAATCATGTCCATCAGAAGTGGACCTTAATGTGAATTTATGTTACAAAATCAATCTTTCTAGGATGTAGAAGAACATTGTGGATAATGGTACACTATTACCTTCATTGTCAAGGATCTGTTTGCTTCTACCAACATCTGCTCCTGCAACAAAAACAATAGCAATAccttcaaattattaccatccATAGAGTTGCTTTATTCCTTTGATAAGGTCAAACAAGGTACCTTGTTTTGAAGATCAGCCAACTGATCCAGCATGAATTGTGTCTGCGATTTGATGTTTCAGCAGTGCCAGGTAACAAACAAGAGTCACAATATTAAGCTTTTCTTATGGAAATTTCACACGAGGATAGAACTAGAAGTAcacaataaatcatatatacAGAGAGACACACACAAAGTATCTATAagtttcttattataaaaagaagaatGTGTCACTGACGACTTCTTGACATCTAAAAATGTCCAAAATCTTTAATGAATCGATTCTATTGCATTGATTTTCACTTTTCTATAATACAATTCCATTTTAAGAATGTTTGGAAGTACCAATTCAGCATAATCTTTTTAGTTGATGAAGAATTCATGGCACATCATGTCATTTATATGACTTTAGCATATACAGTGAATGATGCACTGGCCATGGTATCAGAAAAAAATGTCTGAGAAAAATACTCACGAAAAGGTGTTAAATCAAGCGGAGGAACGTTAAGCTTCTGCAACTACTGATACAAAACTACGTTAATGGGTTTAGGACCAACTCAAGTAAAATTCTTTGTAAACATTCTACGGGAGaaagaatgagaaagaaaaataaaacaaacttgtACGTAATACAAAACTGGCCTAGATGATTTTCACTTCATGTATAATCTATTTTAgtgttaatttttataaaagatgaCTTTCACTTCATGAGCAATGTAGTTTATAATTTTCTGTTTTACTTTTCtgattttcttatctttttatgaAAAACTAACATATGCTTAAATTATCCATCATTACCTTGGTGGACCTCACTTGCTTTAGAGAAGAATCCAATTGCCGTTCAAGCTGCTCAAGTTCTTTGGTATTCAGTGGACCCAAGTCTTCCCCTAGAAGGTTTCTGCAGTATCAGAGAGGTAAATGCATTGGTCAAAGTAATTGACTCTTGTCATTGTGATATGCAAACTAATCTCGAacaaacatgataaaaatatttcatgacTAAATGTTCACAAGAAATTTTATTCACATCTTAGCTCGGAAAGttagtattattttaacatGAATCATTTCATTACATATCTTCTAAATACTATCCTGTTAAATTCACCTTTGGGTTCTTTGAAGTGATTCAAATCTTGCTTTCAGCTTCAAGTATTCACGGTAGCTGCTCTgctacaaatgaaaaataataagaattagAAGATGTCACAGTAACAGAAAaactatatacatatatgtatgcATCTATTGTACGttatatatttagttatatattacAGTTTcccataattatttaaattgtatgcCAATAAACAGCTAAAGCAGTTCCTATACCTCGAGCTCTTTAGCAGGTTTGCTAACTTCCACCGCTCCATAACTGCATTTCTGGTACCTTTCAAGTGTTTTGAGCATGCTGATTTGAAGGTGGACAAGGgaaaaaaaagcatttaatttGATGATGATGGCTTGGATAACCATACATAAACCACTATTACTAAAAGGATGTCAATTAATCAACATTATATATCTTGTGTTTTGCCTCTTTATTATTTGTCCTTGTGTATCTTGAAAGTAACATTTGAAGTAGATGGATTTTGTGAACACAAATCTTTCAAACCAGAAGCTGACTACAAAAATACTGACCAGGTTTTAGAGAATGCTGCATACAGTGGAAAAAATAGTTAGCAGCATTTGCATTTATATAAGCTAACCAAACTGTAGTACATGATATACACAGTTAATAGTAGGGCATGcgaattgttaaatatattaggCCACAGAAAACAGAATTGATGAATTGAAGCTTTTAATTAGTGCTAGAAATAGTAGAGCAAAGCAAAGAccagaaagaaaaacaaacatcaTAGATTGGAAACATTGAATTATCTGTCTCTGAAGAACACGTAACTAACagtcttgttttgttttgttttaaatgcAAGTTAACTCAGAAAATATCTTAACAAATTCCACTCAGATggtacaataaatttaaataaaatccaTTTTGTGAACAAATCAAGTTTTCTGAACTAGTAAATTTAATATAGTTTGCAAGAGCTactatatgtatatatattggTCTTAGACCTGAATATTCGTAAACAAAGTATGTAATATTACACCACAAAAGTTTGTAggttaagtttaaagtttacATATTTGCGTTCTTCTTCATTTAGTATCttgagtattatttttttttaaataaaaattgagaaaaactAAAAGAAGTCAAATGGCTAAACATAAATAAGTGGGAAGAATAAAGCTTGTTcaagattatttattttaatatctttaacaCAAGCTTTTTCACCGAAAATCTTATTCTTAAGTATGAATCTAAgtttatataagttaaaaatagtttaacatatttttcgTGGAATTTAATGAAACATGTTACCAACAATCTACAAGTCTAAAATATAAGTTCTTCATGTAAGTGTTAAAAATCTGGACAATATACAACATCTCTTGTTGGATTTGGTACATTGGACTAGAAGATCTTTGGGAGTGAAAAAAGATGATATGCCAATTGTGCATGAGTAAAAGTTCCTTTATCCACTACTTCAAATTAGTTTGTGAATTCTCATCTAAATGTCCAGATATATAGTAGTAAACTTGGAGCCTAAGTGTTTAACACTTAGATAGTAGACATTTAGATAAACACAAAGACATGTGTGCATGAAGTTGTAGCAATAGTCACACAAAATTTAGCCCTAGATAATCACTACTTTTCTAGATACATTGGATCCACAGTAAACCAGCTATCCCTTCGTGATTTTTCGTTCAATCTGAGTTCTGTTCATTCTCAACTTATATCTATGCACATTCTACATGCTAATGTATAAACATCTCAAGCTTTTAGTtagtatttgtatatatttaatattcttgTTAACACATTATACCTAAAGCAATAAATGTCTTAATAACTGTACTAAGCACTGTTCTGTTGTTAGGATGACTTATGTGTCTACATCAATCATTGGTAGATTCATAAGAAATCATATTTCCAAGAAAGAAACTCATTCCAAAATGTAACAGAAGAAGTAAGCAGAATGTCTccccaaatattttttttttccctaCCAAATAAACAGAGAATcacattttgttttattatgtgAAAGAATAAGATGAGAGAAACAAGGAAAGATAGatgaaattttcaatttcatgttTACCTCTTATATTTCCTTTTTACCATATTGAGGGTCTTCCCAGACAAAGATATTTGAGTTCGgacttaatatattttcatctctaaatattttttaaattttaaaaattcagtctttaattaaaattttggactggaagacaaaattaaagGACAAAAATTTAGAAATGGATCAAACAGTTTTTAaccaaaaagttaaaaaaattatgaaactaaaaagtataaaatcttTTACAATAAGTAAAATGAACCCACTTGCATAGTTATACATGTCTTTCGAGGTATTATATATCCTATTTGTTTATTCGTCATTTCATTTTTCAACTTAGATGTTAACTCAATGTTTAGGTCTGAATTCGAGGAATTAGAAAGCATAAGAACTAAGATACATAAAAAAGTATTACATAAGTGTGCTCATgagactaaattaaaataataataaaataaatggggaaaaattaaaaaatagaaatatgacTTTTGCATGgaagtacaaaaaaaaaatgacatgatAACCAACAATTTTTCATACACTCATATACAATTATCTTTACATTATCACTCCTCCTCAAAGTAGGAAAGCTGATACAGTTGATTTTTTTCCAAATGAAACAGATATTAATTTCAAGAATAGAAatgtaattcatttttttttgtgaaaattaaacCACTGCATGATAATGGCTTCATAGGAATACCGGTTTAGTTGAAGTAGTTACACAGAACATGTCATGACGCTACTTATAACCATAACCGGTCTGCAACTCACCTAGCTAGCAACGAAAATTACTTAGTTAAGGAGAAAACTGAAGTAAATATTGTGTCAATAAACAGAAAGATCTCGATCTCATTTCTGAGAAAAAGCCACACTTGAAGGAAAAAAGTTAACACTgaatttgacaaaaataaaaccTAGTAAACCATCATACAATGTACACAAAATATTAGATATTCACCAGATCATGTGCCATATTACTAGATCTGATAAATCTACCATCCCTTACAACAAAAATCAGATTAAAACTGGACTATGATTTCTCCACCTTACAGTAACATAAACGAAGCCTTGTGATGTAAAAGCCAGAAAAtgacataataataaaatttgatggtCCTTAATTATGGaagtagagaaaaagaaaatggaaagaaagaCAGAAAGGAAAATAGAGAAAGATATACAAAAGTAGAGAAGGAAGTAGATCTCagaagtgagagagaaaaaggtGTGATTTGAGCATTTGAGaaataggaaaagaaagaatTACACATACATACTGCATACCTAGTGCTGCTGCAGAACTCATAAAGCTTGCCAcggttggagaagatgatgaggGCAACCTCAGCATCACAGAGAACAGATAGCTCATAGGCTTTCTTGAGAAGGCCATTTCTCCTCTTTGCAAAGGTGACTTGCCTGTTTATCTTGTTCTCTATCCTCTTCAACTCCACTCTTCCCCTCCCCATATCCTTATTATTCTCCAACCTCACTCCTTCTACTTgtaaattttttcctttttttcactcaatttttctattttagtaCAACACCTATCCCTTTCTCcacttttcttgttttttcttctctttcctcttcctcctctcgTGCCCCTGCTGATCCCTCTTTCTTCgctcagttgcaagtgcaaccAAATTTgtgaaaaggaagagaaactTTAACACTTTCAACTTCAAACTtggaaccctagaaagagagagaagggaaaGTGTTGTGTGAGTTTTGTGTTCTCTTCTCTTGTTGTATTTCTATATATCTATCTGTACTCTTCAACTTGCCTTTTTATCCTCAGGATTTTCCACCTCCACCAGAAAATTTTAGTGCAGCTTAGGGTTCGACTTCTTTCTACTTTCATGTAACTTTCTCTTTCCCATGATTTTCCATGTTAACGTATTTCTGGAAAACAAATACATCCCCCAGACGCACCCCACGCGCGTCTCACCCACTCAAGACTTCTTCCCAACACTGGCGCGTCGTGACAGCTGTCTTATGGGTTGATGTTACTTAcaaatatgataatttaatataatatattcattCAATAACATTTTTCACATTACTTTACTTTAGTTTCTCCAACCTACCTCTCCTCGTCACTAATAATTTATCGTATTTGGAATGAAAATCTGTGTCATTTTCCACTGTCTTAGCAAGACTATCAGAACGTCGTCACATACCTTAAAATGGATTCCACACGTGTCACCTTTTCACTGGCTCATTTTCACTGTACTATCATGCATAATTTCAAGCTTTGCACACTCGTTAATGGCAGaatctttgaaaaatataacaGGTCAGTGGCTGCTATACTGATAATTAAACAGATGTGAAAAATTCAATACAAACATATATGATGTATTTACATAGTTGGTTGAAATTTGAAAGTGACCACTGAGATATTTTTCTGTCCGTTATTAATTAGGATGGCAATAGGTACATCCTCGAAGGTTACTACAGTGTCCTGTGTtctgtaaaaaaataaaaactcacaaattacaataaaaaaaatatagacacCTTTAATTAATGCGGcagtaaattaattaattatctggatatagtttattaattactataatttaaGTTGATAATTATGTTACATATGATCAGATAATTTTCGTGGATATATATCCATtcagtttatttataattgtcaATATCCTAAGTATTTATTAGTTGCTTTCATTGAAAATGAAAGCCATTGTTATCTTGTATTAGCACCATGAAAAATAAGATGTGATATTAAAGTTTACGATTTCTAGCACCTACCTACCTACCTATGCCAGGATGTGGAACTACTTTCTTGATTACAAGAGACTATTTAGAAAtctttgtttatataaaatagCTTCTAAAAtggaatattatatttatacacAATGGTttctaattaaaagaaaagagatatgATATTACGTGGTGATGTTAAAACTTGCAAATTGTTCTTTCTTGGTATTGGATATGGATATAGCTGCGCAATACTATTATAGCACGGCAAAGATTCAAGATTTTTGAACAAACCATTGTCGTACTAATTTTCGTGTTGTGTTTccttattttttgttgaacttgccTTTACAATACGTACACACATGCTTAATGTATTATAGTTTCTCATATCATACACCGAAATTGACTACGTACAAAACCACTTTTATGATGAATACAAAAAAAACTTCCAAGGTAGGAGAATCATGCATACATACAATCTCTTAAAGCCAATTAATGATACATTTATGGGGAAAATTATTTGTTTGGCTGATTATCAATTTGAAGCTAGACAGAAGGGTGTTATTGGTTAGGTGTAATTTGATCTTGACATCTCTATATTCATAACAAAAAGCCAACTAAAAAAACTCTTCccttcttcattttttcttctatgTTCCCAATATGAGACTTAAACTTCCTTTCCACATTGATACACTTTCTCTCCATGAAAATGGAACATGGTTACTTATAACCCTGCGTCAAACCATATAAAGAATTAACATCAATTTTTACtcaaaaccttaaaacaataGGTTAACgagtttttcagttttatagTATTCTatactttcttatttctatctGGACTTGGATTCACACTTATATTTTCAACACTTAGATCTTAAAATAGAACTTaagtaattttatattgttGCTTCATTCTCATGAAATgcccaaataaaaattaaatagatgaTTATTTCACAAAGGAAAGTAAATATAATACaacttttgtgattttttttatatataatattttttctgttCTTATCTCTATACATGAAAGAGTTGGATGGTCGTGTAAGAATTGATAGATTCATAGGTTATTGCATTCCAAACAAGGAAGATAAACATGTTAcatcttgtttttgttttcgtggCCGAAGAAATTGCTCCACtttattactttctttcttctttgacTATGATTTGAAATTCAGGTACCGTTTTCGCATTTTGAGAccaagacaaaagaaaaaacaaactcGTACGTTATTATATCATGCTACACGTGctcataaaatcaatttatgaaataaaatttacatttatttatgtattataactttttcttatatctaactaatgtaaaatttttaaaaaaatataattcattgtaggaagtataaaaatatatttagttctTGAATTTAGGAATGATTTGGGAGTATGTAGTTATTGCATTAAAAAAAGgaattttgataatataaaaatggtCTGATTGGATGTGTAGCTGTAACGAAAGAAATAAGAAGATGGATTGATTGTGATGAATTTGCAACGGTAAAGGAGAGTGGGAAACGGAGGGGAGAGTGAAGAAGAAGAGTAGTAGCAGGTGACAGAAAGTTGATTGATGGAAAAGCCTGGTACATGGCAACGACGTCGTACGTGATACGTGTCGTGAGGGGAGAAGAGGAGCACCGAGTCATGGGATTTTGTGTGGGTGAGCGTGAAGAAGACGCGTGCCGTGAAAAGAAAACCATTTCTGCACTTGCACATTCCATCACTAACACTCATTCCATccaatcatcatcttcaatctcacttcaataaataaataaataataaacatttctATCTTTTACCttctttttaaattccaaaatgCCATTTCCATACCCTAAAATAGTATGCATCAAAGTGAAcagaaaacatttaaaaaaggAGAAAGGATTCATGTTAGAAAAGTGAagtaaataatatgatataGATGATTATGCAGTAGTTTTTAGGATCAAAACATGGatgatattattaatgaaagatgaagaagaaaaaaatttaatttgtgaaaataaataagttactAAATTACATTAGATTAAATTTGTGTAGCAGTATGAGAGTAAGTGGGATATGATTAGACGGAACAAAGGAAAAGTTGAGATGCAGAAAAATGTATTGAGGTTCTCCAAGCGTGGCAAGGCATGACATTTTGGATCTGTGGTAGAGCTTTCTACAAATGCACCTAAAAATGTGGCTCAATTTGCTCAACTAAATCTCTGTCATGGATGTAACAGGTTCTTTTCTGAAAGATATATCAACAAAAGAATACTCTTTTCTCAAAGCTATTTATCCAAGTTAGCTTTGAATTAAAAGGAGGAATGAATAAATGATTGCTTGCaaaattggaattggtaaaaGCTTGTTGAAGGAGCGAGTGAAAGACTGAACCCAGAATGTGGCAGAGAATGGTTACAATCCAGTAGTCATTAAGGTGCATGCAGtagaattttcaattttcatgcACTCGATTCTGAAAGATAGATCTAAATAATAATGTGTACTTTGTATTAATTTCAGAAAGCATCTCAGAAACATCTTCCATTCACATGTTTTGGAATATAACATTCGTGTTGGCTTTAAGTCTTTAACCATTTGGAAATGATGCTTGCTTCATTTTTGTAAAGTATTTGGTCTGAACTTGATTGAACAGCCTAGACTACAAAGCATCAAGCTATCACTCATTTTCGTAACGAATATATCATAGCTTATGGTCCCATTCCAAAAGCTTTCCATGCCTTTCGCACTTTGCCACCATTGTAATATAAAATGCAGAAAGACAAAAACATTATCCCTCTTTATTCTTTACAAAGATGGACGCATATATACCACCAAAAAACCATAGTTCAGCAAGTGCCCATGGAATATTGAACAAATTCTGCCCTCTGGAAATGGATGATTAATGCTTCTGTTTTTCTTAAGAGAGAGGATAATGCTTTCTTCATCTTATGACGTGACATCAGAAAAgagtttatgttttattatatgatgaaatttatcctctttttttttatctgaattCTTGAAGGTTGAAAGTACAAGTGACTGTAAGtctcatataaattaaaaataaaaaataaataaaataatacataaggATGAAAATCCATTAATTCAGTTTATTACtgaatgaatttaaatatacttataaagcattaagtcaaattttataatagttgaaagttacaaaaaaaatcacaatatttttctttcatggaATATCATTTCTTGGGCCTTCTTGTTTTCTGAGAAAATTACAGGTATTCGAGACACAGTTGGGCCATACGATGTGGCTGGCTATTTCGGACTGGGCTTCATCTTCTTTAGGAACGTGGGCTTCAAGGGTTGCTCGTGTTACGAAGGAGAACTTTAGCACCTTACTTCCATAAATTCTTCCGGCATCcttttaaattcttatattttaaattgtgtaatttaaaatatttttaaatttcaaaatatatattttattttgtatttcagaatatataatataaaatattatttttgtattctaaaaaataaaatatattttggattgcattgtatttcaaattatatactttgaaatgtattttttgttttgtattctGAAATTTCATGTATTTTTAAAGCAggtatattctaaaatatacaattttgtGAGTAGTAACTATTTTACTAATGAGTAGTAACtattatactaatatattttcatCAATGAGTAGTAACtattatactaatatattttcataaaattgaaaGTAAATAGTGAAAAATATCTGAAAATGAGTGCATATTGTTGTTAAGGAAAAATGAAGTTATTAATGTATTTCTTACAGTATATTAGAAAGAGTAGTGGTGGTATTATTTATAGTGAACTAACATTAAAAGACAACTTTTCACActgaatgtatttttttatttttttatatactcaTTCTTTAACAAATTTACTAATGTTTTTCTTGGCATTTTCTATccattgaatttatttatttctaatattttactCAAATTAAGTAAAATGCAAGTGATGGCAGGCAactagtgagagagaaaataattaatcttaTTGTTAATTCCTTAATAACAAGTTTACCCTTCAAAGGATCCATTGAAGTAGGTAAcattcatccaaaaaaaaagaTACTAAGATGAGGTTATTTAATCAACAAGATGCATAATCATACAAAAGTTCAtccaaatatatcatcaaaacaAACATGACTTTGCGTGGAATCCTCTCCAACAGAAAATATGCCTTCATTTGGCATGACACATTTGCTAAACTGGTTAACATAATCTGCAAAACTCATCAGTGGTTCATCAAAGTCCCATAAACCAAACCATAAGCCATCATCCTCCGGCCACGTGGATGAGAAACCCTCGTGCATGGAAGGAACGGTATTATTGTATTGGTTATCTATTGTTGGGTTCATCAATCCAATTTCTTGTATCTTACTATTTTGTGTCTCAAACGATTTTGTTCCGTTCATGGTATCCTTGTGGCACGTGATGCTTTTGAAATCACACTTCTcaggttgttgttgttgttcctTCTGTCTCCTTTGTAGCTTCTTGTGTTTGGATTTCTCCCTCTTCCCGAAGTGGGTTCTCCAGTAGTTCTTGATCTCGTTATCTGTTCTACCTGGCAAGTACTTTGCTATTGTAGACCACCTGTGTTATTTTGAAATTCCCATTAAAATAATAACGAGTTTGAGTATTTGAGAAAAaggagaatatatatatatatggtgttTTAATTACTTGTTACCCAAAATTGCATGTAGTTCCATAATGGTTCCTTCCTCCAAAGG
This sequence is a window from Vigna angularis cultivar LongXiaoDou No.4 chromosome 2, ASM1680809v1, whole genome shotgun sequence. Protein-coding genes within it:
- the LOC108329649 gene encoding agamous-like MADS-box protein MADS2 isoform X3, with the protein product MGRGRVELKRIENKINRQVTFAKRRNGLLKKAYELSVLCDAEVALIIFSNRGKLYEFCSSTSMLKTLERYQKCSYGAVEVSKPAKELEQSSYREYLKLKARFESLQRTQRNLLGEDLGPLNTKELEQLERQLDSSLKQVRSTKTQFMLDQLADLQNKMLVEANRSLTMKLEEINSRNHYRQSWEAGDQSMQYGGPQNSQSQGFFQPLECNPTLQIGPDYRYNVVASDQITATTPAQQVSGFIPGWML
- the LOC108329649 gene encoding agamous-like MADS-box protein MADS2 isoform X1; this translates as MGRGRVELKRIENKINRQVTFAKRRNGLLKKAYELSVLCDAEVALIIFSNRGKLYEFCSSTSMLKTLERYQKCSYGAVEVSKPAKELEQSSYREYLKLKARFESLQRTQRNLLGEDLGPLNTKELEQLERQLDSSLKQVRSTKTQFMLDQLADLQNKEQMLVEANRSLTMKLEEINSRNHYRQSWEAGDQSMQYGGPQNSQSQGFFQPLECNPTLQIGPDYRYNVVASDQITATTPAQQVSGFIPGWML
- the LOC108329649 gene encoding agamous-like MADS-box protein MADS2 isoform X2, whose translation is MGRGRVELKRIENKINRQVTFAKRRNGLLKKAYELSVLCDAEVALIIFSNRGKLYEFCSSTSMLKTLERYQKCSYGAVEVSKPAKELESSYREYLKLKARFESLQRTQRNLLGEDLGPLNTKELEQLERQLDSSLKQVRSTKTQFMLDQLADLQNKEQMLVEANRSLTMKLEEINSRNHYRQSWEAGDQSMQYGGPQNSQSQGFFQPLECNPTLQIGPDYRYNVVASDQITATTPAQQVSGFIPGWML
- the LOC108328823 gene encoding MYB-like transcription factor EOBII, yielding MVAMMGCLATEKGWKKGPWTGEEDKLLSEYVSLYGEGRWSSVAKFTGLNRSGKSCRLRWVNYLKPGLKKGQLTPLEEGTIMELHAILGNKWSTIAKYLPGRTDNEIKNYWRTHFGKREKSKHKKLQRRQKEQQQQPEKCDFKSITCHKDTMNGTKSFETQNSKIQEIGLMNPTIDNQYNNTVPSMHEGFSSTWPEDDGLWFGLWDFDEPLMSFADYVNQFSKCVMPNEGIFSVGEDSTQSHVCFDDIFG